The Gemmatimonadota bacterium genomic sequence GGTGTGTTGAGCCGCAGGAGGACCACGGCGGTCGGGGTGCGCGGTGACTGCTGGAATGAGAGGGTGTCCTCCAAGCTCGAGCCAGTGCGCGCGCGAAGGACGCGATAGCGTGCATAGGTCCGGCTGTCGAACAGGAACGATTCACGCACCGGCGTCACGCTGAGGACCCAGCCGCCGCGAATATTGAAGACGTTCTCGGCCTGGATCTTGGTCTCCTGCACGGCCTTGCCGTCCCAGAAGCGGTCGAAGAGCCAGAGGAAGTCGAAGCCCTGGCGAATCAGGTAGCTCTCGATGAAGTCGCCGGGCTTGCCGTACCAGCTGAAGCGGTTGTACGCCGCCCCCGAGACCAGGTCTCGCCGTGGCACGAATCCGCTGGCGGCGTCGAAGCTCGAGTCGATCCCGCTGAAGACGTAGCGCAGGCCGTAGCGGAGCCCCGTGCGGTTCACCCCAACCTCCCAGAACGGGGCCGTCGCTGTCTCACCGCCAGTGGTCGGGCGCGTCGCACTTCCACCGACGGTTGCATTGAAGGCGTAGGCACCCTTGAACAGGATCCGCGTGTCGGCCATCGCCACGCGGCTGAAGCCGTCGCGTTCGGTGCGGTCGGTGAAGGTGAAGCCGGCGGTCGAGGCCTGGAGGATGTCGCGACGCAGGCGCACGATGTTGAACAGCGGCCGATCCTTCCCGCTGGCCGATGCCACGGGATCGTCGAGTGCCCCCATCCAGCCAATGCTCGTGCGTCCGAAGCGCCCAGTGAGCTTGGATGCGAAATCGGGCTGCAGGATGCGTCGCGTGTAGATCAGGTTGTTGGGCGCGTCAAACTGCTCGATGCCGTCAATGAAGAATGGGCGGCGCTCCGGGAAGAACAGCGCGAAACGCGTATCACCCGGGACCTGCGCCGCATCTGCCTCGACCTGGGAGAAGTCGGGGCGTACCGTGGCGTTCAGCGTGAGGTTGGGCACGATGCGCCAGCGCACGTTCCCGCCCACGTTGGGTGTTGAGGTGTAGCCGAAGTCCGTCGAGCCCGCGGGATAGGCTCCGTTGTACGACTCGGTCAGTTCCGGGTTCAGCTCGACCACCGCCTCGCGCCGCAGGTCGTGCAGCCCGGTGAGAGTTCCGGACTGCACCAGAAAGGACGCGGCGCCTCGCCGTGCGGGGGTCCAGGTCTGTTGGTATCCGGAGTGCTGTACGAACCGGAGCACCTGCACAGCCCATTGCTGGGTGTTGCTCCCCTGGAAACGAATGCTCTTGAGTGGGATCGCGACCTCGATCTCGTACCCGGTGTCAGTCAGGCGACCCTTCGATTCGAAGACGAGGTCGGGGCTGAGGTCGATGAACGCCGGTGGGTTGCCGCCAAAGGTCTGCCCACGGGGTTGGGGCGGGCTGAACCCCTCGGTACGGACGCCATCGGCCTGGGCGCCTAACGGGTTGATCCCGAAGACAAAGGCACGCCGTCGGTCGTTGAATGGGTCGAGCAGGATCTGGATGTAGTCATCCGAATCGATCTTGTCCCGAGCGGCCAGGGTCGCGTGGACGGCGCCATGGCTCTCGAAGGCGCGCACGGCGAAGTAGACGTGGGTACTCGAGTAGTACACGAGCACGTCCGTGGAATCCGCCGCGGGCCGATCGTCGAGCGGGAGGTACGCCGAGAACCCGGTCAGCAGCACGGCCCGCGACCAGACCGCGTCATCCAACATGCCGTCGATGGTGGGCGCTTCGTCCAGTCGAGGAAGCTCGGCGACGGTCTGCCGGTTGCGGCCGTGGTAGGTGCGCACCTGCGCGTCGAGCCCGGTCGTCAGGGTCACCGCGGCAAGGGCCAGGGTGACAAGGCGTCGTACAGTGCTCACGCGTCGGTCTTGCTCCACTTGAAGAAAATCGTTGACAGGCCGATGAAGGCCACCAGCGCCCCGGTGACCGACATCATCACGGCGGCGAGTTCGTGGTCCATCTTGGAGGTCCAGCCGGGGAATGGCGGCGCGAGCTCATATAACCCGTAGAGCGGGTGCTCGGCATACAACATGAATCCAACCAGCCCGAACATCACCGGCGAGAACATCAACCCCACCACGAGATAGAGCATCCGGAGAGGCGGCACAAAGCGCGGGCGCACCGGCGCGTCAACCAACATGGGGAACCAGAAGATCAGCCCCGCAACAAACCAGAGGAGGTCGATCGCCATGGAGCCGAGCTGGGTGGGCATGAGCCGATCCACGATGGGCGGCAGGTGCGTGATCAGCACGATGACGTTGAAGAGGATCAGCGCCGTCACCGGGCGCGTGATCCGCTCGAGTACTGTCCCCGTGCGTGACTGCGCGATCGCCACCTGGGACTCCGGTCGCAACCCGGCGAGCAGTGCGGCCGGCACCAAGAGGCCGAGTAGGAGGAACTGGGCCATGTGCACGCTGGCGAGGTATCCCGCGCCTAACGCGCCGACCGGCCAGTCCAGTGCGATCCAGGTGAGGGCCAGACCAAGGAGGGTGAGCGGGTGGATGGGACGTGGGGTCCCGCCACCCGCACGGTTCAGGCGGAATGCACACCAGCCGAGGAGTAGCACGAAGAGCCAGACTCCCGGGAACGGACGCCAGCTCCAATCCCAGGCCGTATTGGTGAAGGAACACCAGAATTGCATCAGCCTTGCTCGCTCATTGGGGGCGCCGAAGCTGCTCCTCCAGCTCGGCGTACGGTACGACCATCGGCGCGATGGCAAACTCGCCAGCCCTGGCGAATCGCAGTCGCAGGGGGAACGACTCGCCCGCCGCCGGCAGTCGCGACAGCTGCATGAGCATCACGTGGGTGCCGCCGGGAAGGAAAGAGACGGTCTCGCCCGGTGCCAGTGGCACGCGGTCCCGCATCTTCATAATCTGCTGTCCACCGCTTGGTTCCGTGGTGTGGATCATCGCGCCCGCCGCCTCGGGGCTCGACACGCTGACGAGGGTGTCGGCCGTGCCCGAGTTGGCGATGACGAGATAGACCGCGGCCTCGCTGGTGGAGGGTGGCGCCGGCATCACGGCCACCTGCACCCGGATGGCCGGACCTGTGACATCAGAGGTCGATGGGGTCAACTCGACGTTCTTGCCAGGGAGCGCGCTCCCCGGGTCGCTGGGCAGCTCGCCGCGCGCGAGCCGCGGCAGGTCCTTCGCCCAGTCCTCCTGCCGCACCCCCATGGGGTACTCGGTGCGGGCGAGTCCGTCGCGTCCGAAGGCGATGACCTGGGCCGCATGGCCCACGAGGTACGCGCTGGAGTCCGCCCCCGGGAGGAACTCCTTCTTCGCCGGGGCAATCCGCAGCGCGGTCTGGACGCGCGCCAGCTCGTCTACCGACCCTGCCAGTCCGATGAAGTCGCGATTGAAGGCACCCAGCCACGACTTGAGGCGCTCTGGCGTATCGCGTTCCGGGTCGGTCGTCACGAAGATGAACTGGATCTTCTCTCGCTCCTCGAACGGCATCTCCTTGAGCACGGCGGCAATGTTCGCGGCGTGCAGCGGGCAGACGTCGGGGCAGTGTGTGTAACCGAAGAACAACAAGGCCACCTTGTCGGCGGTCTCGAGCCGGAAGTTGAAGGGCTGTCCGTTGAAGTCGGTGAACGTGAAGTCCGGCTTCTCGACCGGGGGGCTCACGTAGACCCCCCGAAAGAGCGCCTCATCCTTGGGCGCTTCACCTCGGCAGCTGCCAAAAACGGCGAGGGCCGGGACGAGCAGGGTAAACAGGCGACGCATGCCGAAAGCTAACGGGCCGCGTCATTTCGGTTGCCGGCCCGCCCGCACGGGATAGGTTCCGCGCATGCGAATTCTCCCATCCCTACTCGCCGCGCTCCTCGTCACGACGGCGGCCTGCCGAGCCCCGGTGACCAGCACGATCATCCTGGTTCGCCACGCCGAGCGGCCAGCGGGGGCCGATCCGGACCTCAATGCGGCGGGGTATGCGCGCGCCGAGTCGCTGGCGACGGCGCTCGCGCGGACCAATGTGGACGGGGTGCTGCACACACAGTTCAAGCGCACCCTACAGACTGCTGCCCCCCTCGCGAAGTCGAAGTCACTGACCCCGGTGGTGGTGAGTGCGGCAGGGACGGAAGCCCAGCACGCCCAGGCGGTCCTGGCGGCCCTGGCGCCCTTCGTGGGGAAGACGGCGGTCTATGTCGGCCACTCGAATACCGTGCCCGCGGTGATCCAGGCGCTCGGCATCGCCCCGGCGCCGGCCATCGCCGACACGTCGTACAGCCACTTCTTCATCGTTCGCAAGCGCGGCCAGTCGGCTGAGCTGGTGCGTGTGCGCTACGGCAAGTGAGCGAGACGGTCCCGCGCCGTTCCACCGACGGGCCGTTCGAGATACGAGACTCGCCCATGCAGGGATTGGGGGCCTTCGCGATCGAGCCGATCCCCGAAGGGGTGCGGTTGGTGGAGTACTCCGGGCAGCGCATCACCCCGGCGCAAGCCGACGCGCGGTATCCCGACGTCGAAGGGGAACGGCACCACACCTACCTCTTCGCCATCGATGACGAGTGGGTGATCGACGCGGCGTTTGACGGGAACGACGCGCGCTGGATCAATCACTCGTGCGACCCGAACTGCGATGCGGTGGTCGAGGACGGGAAGATCTGGATCGAGACGATCCGGGAGGTGTCTCCGGGGGAGGAGCTGGCGTATGACTACGCGTACGTCCTCCCGGAGCGGCACACGCCGGCGGCCAAACGGCGGTATCCCTGTTCGTGCGGGGCGGCGACGTGTCGCGGGACGATCCTC encodes the following:
- a CDS encoding SET domain-containing protein-lysine N-methyltransferase is translated as MRDSPMQGLGAFAIEPIPEGVRLVEYSGQRITPAQADARYPDVEGERHHTYLFAIDDEWVIDAAFDGNDARWINHSCDPNCDAVVEDGKIWIETIREVSPGEELAYDYAYVLPERHTPAAKRRYPCSCGAATCRGTILARKR
- a CDS encoding SCO family protein, encoding MRRLFTLLVPALAVFGSCRGEAPKDEALFRGVYVSPPVEKPDFTFTDFNGQPFNFRLETADKVALLFFGYTHCPDVCPLHAANIAAVLKEMPFEEREKIQFIFVTTDPERDTPERLKSWLGAFNRDFIGLAGSVDELARVQTALRIAPAKKEFLPGADSSAYLVGHAAQVIAFGRDGLARTEYPMGVRQEDWAKDLPRLARGELPSDPGSALPGKNVELTPSTSDVTGPAIRVQVAVMPAPPSTSEAAVYLVIANSGTADTLVSVSSPEAAGAMIHTTEPSGGQQIMKMRDRVPLAPGETVSFLPGGTHVMLMQLSRLPAAGESFPLRLRFARAGEFAIAPMVVPYAELEEQLRRPQ
- a CDS encoding histidine phosphatase family protein, translating into MRILPSLLAALLVTTAACRAPVTSTIILVRHAERPAGADPDLNAAGYARAESLATALARTNVDGVLHTQFKRTLQTAAPLAKSKSLTPVVVSAAGTEAQHAQAVLAALAPFVGKTAVYVGHSNTVPAVIQALGIAPAPAIADTSYSHFFIVRKRGQSAELVRVRYGK
- a CDS encoding cytochrome c oxidase assembly protein, coding for MQFWCSFTNTAWDWSWRPFPGVWLFVLLLGWCAFRLNRAGGGTPRPIHPLTLLGLALTWIALDWPVGALGAGYLASVHMAQFLLLGLLVPAALLAGLRPESQVAIAQSRTGTVLERITRPVTALILFNVIVLITHLPPIVDRLMPTQLGSMAIDLLWFVAGLIFWFPMLVDAPVRPRFVPPLRMLYLVVGLMFSPVMFGLVGFMLYAEHPLYGLYELAPPFPGWTSKMDHELAAVMMSVTGALVAFIGLSTIFFKWSKTDA
- a CDS encoding carbohydrate binding family 9 domain-containing protein; this translates as MSTVRRLVTLALAAVTLTTGLDAQVRTYHGRNRQTVAELPRLDEAPTIDGMLDDAVWSRAVLLTGFSAYLPLDDRPAADSTDVLVYYSSTHVYFAVRAFESHGAVHATLAARDKIDSDDYIQILLDPFNDRRRAFVFGINPLGAQADGVRTEGFSPPQPRGQTFGGNPPAFIDLSPDLVFESKGRLTDTGYEIEVAIPLKSIRFQGSNTQQWAVQVLRFVQHSGYQQTWTPARRGAASFLVQSGTLTGLHDLRREAVVELNPELTESYNGAYPAGSTDFGYTSTPNVGGNVRWRIVPNLTLNATVRPDFSQVEADAAQVPGDTRFALFFPERRPFFIDGIEQFDAPNNLIYTRRILQPDFASKLTGRFGRTSIGWMGALDDPVASASGKDRPLFNIVRLRRDILQASTAGFTFTDRTERDGFSRVAMADTRILFKGAYAFNATVGGSATRPTTGGETATAPFWEVGVNRTGLRYGLRYVFSGIDSSFDAASGFVPRRDLVSGAAYNRFSWYGKPGDFIESYLIRQGFDFLWLFDRFWDGKAVQETKIQAENVFNIRGGWVLSVTPVRESFLFDSRTYARYRVLRARTGSSLEDTLSFQQSPRTPTAVVLLRLNTPQFERWTGRFTGFLGKDIEFFETSTARRIDLTGEVDFRPTDQMRVNASYLYSHFTRSRDGTTLSRATVPRMRLEYQVSRALFLRFVGQYDNRVRDALRDPVNDLPIAIWNGSTYARAGKTATRDFRVDWLINFVPSPGTVFFAGYGSSLTEDDAFRFREMRRVRDGVFVKMSYLFRR